CGCCGGCGCTCCGGCATCTCCTTCCATGATCGATCGATTTCGTGTTATTTTGTTGATAGAATCGATCGTCGGGTCATATATAACGGCGGAGTCCAACTCCCACACGACTCGGAATTGAATTAAATTGAATTTCACAGGTTTTTACCTGCATTTGCCGTCGCTCCGCTCGTTTGGGTTCTTCGTGCAAGTCCGGACGGTAGTTTGGCCTTCTCGGGTACACCCCTGCCAGTTTGACGGGCAGTAGCAGGATTTCTATCCTGTTTTTAGGGGTTGGAGGAAAAAAACGTCTTCAACGGGGTTACTATTCAGGTCCCTATTATAGAGAGGTCCATAGAGTTTTCCCTCGAACCCCCATTTCCAGGGACCCCAAGGGAGCCCCTGTTTCGTCCACGTCAGTCTTTCTTCTCCctgccttcttcctcgcgtGTCCTATCCCCGCACCCCATGCCGCGGCTCTGCCCCACCGGAgttccgcgccgccggccagccCTGTCCCTGCCTTCTTCCTTGCGCCGTCGGCCGTCGCCGCTGGTTTGCGAGCTGCTCCCgggccgccgctcgcccgaGCGCCGTGCACAGCCGCGCGTCCCCTCCTTCTCTCCTCCGTCAAcggcaggccgccgccgcgctcctgcATGTTTCTTCCAGCCGCCGCCTATCCTCTCCGCGCGTGGCCCGTCGTCAGTCCCCTCTGCCGCATCCAGCCGCCGCCTATCCTCTCCGCGCGCGGCCCTCCGTCTCCAGTTGCCGCCAATCGATCCCCTCCCATCCAGCCGGCACGCTCCGCCGCCAACGCGGGCCTTGACCCCGAAGgtcgccccgccgccccatCCCCATCTCCAACGCCGTCCCATCCGCatctcccgcgccgccgtccgtctcgaggagaagaaagagtccggtggagaagaaagggaaaaaagaaaaggaaaaagaataaaagacaTGTCACTGACATATGGGGCTACTGATTTAccttaatttctttcttttcgcTGGTGATTCCATGCCGAAAGCACCGGACACGGTGCCATTAATTAACCAAGTGCCACTTATATACTCCGTCCGTTccgtgtatagatttttctcatttgtttcacaaTCCAGTCAATAAAcattcacatccatttattattaacctAATATGAGTGGTAAGACATTAAAAACGAAAGCCGTCTTaatccaagtgcacaaatctaaatgtattttgaaacggagaaagtatgtACCAGCACGATCAACAATACACAAGCTAGCTATCACATGGAGATTAATAAAATGGGTCGATGGTGATTTCCTTCTTGCGTTGATCGATCTGTTTAATTTACTCTTCCACTACTCCTTGGAGACGCCTGTTTGGTAGGGCGCCTCGCAGAATTCACCGCCCAGATCGTCGCAAGCCTCGCCAGGGAACACCCTGCAGCACCCGGCAGTTCAGCACTCAGTATCCATTAACCTTACTAGAGCTATATACTACATAAGTTACATAGACATCTATGAATCTGGCGGCCTCTTGCGTGTGCTTACGTTTTTGGGTCGTCGTAGGAAAGGTACTCCCTCTCCACAACGCTTGTTCCAGCAACAGCAGGCGAAGACCcagagctgctgctgctgtcttgAGCGCTGAGCTTGGTCTCCGGGTACATCTCCGGCGCCTCGCAGGCCTCGCCGCCCACCAGCTCACAAGCCTCCATCGGGAACACCCTGtaaatacatgtatatatcCCATTTAATATAGAGGAGTATATCATTTCACATTGCACTTGCAGCTCGCTCCCAGTAGATCCATCAACATATATCACCTAACAGTTCAAGCTCAAGTCACCAGTATCTACCCACTATAGTAGTATAACGTAATtaaggaggaagaaagaaggaaacatACGAGACGCTGGAGCTGTAGTccacttccgccgccgccggcgtaaGCCCGGCCCCCGCACAGGCACGGATCGTCCTTCTGGCGCCGCTGCCCATCGCGACGACaatgctcctcctcgccgccggcctgctgctgctgctgacccTTACCGTGCCGGGCACAACAGCCGACAAACCAACGATCGCCTGCATCTTTCTTGTTAGTCACTTAGTCTTGACCCCTGATCTGCCTGCTTCAATTCTGTCTGTCAGCCTATCTATCCAGAATGCTAGGTGCTCCCTTGCTTTAGCTCAGCCATCACGCTAAGCAATGCTCCTCCTTATATATACGCCAAACCAGCCAGCCAGACAGGCGACTGTTTGGATAACACTATGTGCTATCATATCCTTCCTCGAGCGAGTGAGTCACTCCTCACTGAGTGACTCTTCCTTCCTTGGGACCAATTTTGTACCCTTCTCAAGATATTTCTGCccctcttcatcttcataCTTATCTTGCCTCCCTCAATTGTTTACAAATAGGAAACAATAAATTAAGCGGAaggagagacagagagagagaaaaattgATGGGGACAATGTTCTACTTCTGACCACAGAGCCAATAATGCATGTTAACTGAAATTATGTCAGTTGAGAGGGGAGGATAAAAGTGATTGCAGCAGCTGGAGAATGATGCATTACTAACAAAACTGACCACAGAAAGACTCTCCCAAGCAAGAGAATAAAGCATGGATGAAAAGGGCAGAACCAAATTAAGCTATCAAATACTGTATCCATCTGCCTGTACTTGGAGCATACTATGTTACATTCACACAAATTAAGGTTAAGATGACCATGTAGCAGTAAGAGGTGAGTAGGTTAGGTAGCAATGCAGCAGAGTAAATAATTAAGAGGAAATCAAACTAGTATAGACATTAACCAGCCAACACGGATGGCATATGCAACCCAACCTATCTGCATTCAGTACCCTCTGATACATGAAAAAAGACCACATCACAGGTAGTAGATGCTGTTGCATGTATGGAAAACCAAGAAACAGACTAGTATATGGGagagaaaacaacaacagcCAGGTGACATTCCTGTGCTCCAGTTTCCAACTCTTCCATACCAAAGAAAAGAATCAGTCAGCCACATCATCAAAAGGTTTGAGACAGAAATTCCATCTCTGTAAAATTCAAGACTAACTCCTACCTGTAAGTGAATTTATGCAGGAATCAACTCTCCCCAACCACAAAATTTTGATTCCATCAACTACCACTACTATATTTACTCATAATCAGGTTTAAGCACCCACGAAGCACCGCTCGCGCCTCTTTGCAAGGTTGCTATCTCCTTCAGCAGGTTCTTGAACACAAGCATATCCTTGGGCTGTATACGGTTCTTGAAATGCTCTGTCAAGCTCGTTGAGCTGGCAGAACCACCGTTCTGTTGTATGAAGGTGCACAGTTGGCGGATCAGGACTTCGGGTTGCACAATCATGTTGTTCCTACCGGAAGAGTTAGTCACGCGACCGTTCACTGATGGACCTGAAATTTGGTTGGAAGCCGGTCCCGTGCTAAGCTGATGTTCCAATGCATCTGAAGCTGCTCCCTCTCGCGTTCCACGAATCTTAGCCAGCAGTTCGGCAGAGGACAGTGCTTTGCCATTTAGAGCACCCACCTGAAGACTTTGAACCTTGCTGTTCGGACTTCCTGATGGCTGCGAAGAACTAACCAACTGGCTGTTCAGTGTTGACCCAAATTTCCTGCGAACAGAGGATGGCgcaccagcagcaccagctcTTCCAGTCCACGTGGGAACAGCAAAACTGTCACGGCTCCTGAGCATCCGTGATTGCCGtaaagcttcagctgccctTTGTGCCACCTGTgaagcttctgcttcttcACGCACCTTCTGATCATCGTTAGCACTCATTATGGCATCATGATTTATCGCACTCTGTGCAAGTAAAAAATGGATGTTATGTTGCGAAATACGAAAAATAGAGGCTACAGCAATCCTATTGAGGTCAGAAAATATTGCTTACATGAATTCCCTGAGCTTCAAAAAGACTCTTCAGAATGTTGGATTCTTCATCTGCTTGGTCAGAATTAGGGTCCACCTTCCCTTTTCCCCTACCCGACGAACAAGGTTCAGCCTCTGTGCTGGTTGGTAAAGCTGAAGATAACTCACTTCGCTGCTCGTCATTTGGAGCCCTGATATGCACATCTTCAGATAATTGACCAAAAATGTTTGATGTTTCCGTTGAACCATTCATGTCCTCATCTTGCAATGTGAACAAATCCTTCATGTCTCTGGCCTTAAAGAATCTCCTTTGTTGAGGATTTTTCAGTACTTTGTTTGTGAGGAAATGCTTGTATATCTGTCGATGGTAGACTTTCTCCTCTATTGTCCCACGTGTGATCAATCTGTAAACTGTCACATCTCTGGTTTGCCCAATTCGCCATGCTCGTTCCCTAGCCTAGTCCACACAAAGTTTAATCATCTTAGTGCGGTCACTTGGTCAGAATCCAGGACATAAACAACAAGAGATTATGCTTGCAAGATTCACAATTATTTAAATACCATGCCATAACCCAACGGCATCTAATTATTGTCTTATTGATGTCCATAATCGCTTCTAAGTCCAAAAGGCAAGACATTTGTATAAAACCGAGTTCTGTCAATGCATCTACGACGAAATGTTGAAAGATGTTATGTGTAAGAGTATAAACAGTGCAGAGAATACTCCACATGGATAAGTCCAAAAGGCAAGACAATTGTATAAAACCTTAATGATCGTTGGTGTTGACTTTGTATACTATTCCGTTGTAGCTGTAAATACACGATCTGTTTGTAGATCCATTGTAATCTTTAAATTCTATAAAAATGGAAACAGCAACTTTAGTCGCCATCTCCATATCTGGTTTACTTGTAAGCTTTACTGGGTATGCCTTATATACCGCGTTTGGGCAACCCTCTCAACAATTAAGAGATCCATTCGAAGAACACGGGGACTAATGGAAGTAAGAAGTCTACCAGATGGGTAGACTTCTTACTTCCATAAAATTATTTTACTCTTTTAGTTGGAACCTTAGGCGGTTCTCGGAAGAAGATAGCGAAAAAAATTATCCCTAAAGTCGAAACTAAAAGGAACGTATAAACCAATGCTTCCATAGATTCGATCATGGTTTATCTCTGAGTTTTGTCAATGCATCTATGAAATGTTAAAAAGATGATATGTGCAAAAATATGAACGGAGCATCGAATACTCCTCATGGACCATACCTGCATGTCTGTTGAAGGGTTCCAGTCAGGATCAAATATAATAACCCTGTTCGCACCAGTCAAATTTGTACCCAATCCACCAACTTTTGTGGTCagaatgaaaatgaaaatttcaTCTGTGTTATTGAACTCATCAATGAGTGCCATTCTTTGCTTTGCAGGTGTGAGTCCATCCATTCTTCGATATGGGTAGTCACAGGCAGTCAAGAAGTTCTCTAAAATGTCAAGCATCTGTTGCGTCTGAGCAAAAAGAAGAACCCGATGGCCTTGATCTTTCCAGACTTTAAGGACTTGCTCAACCACTTTCATCTTTCCACTTCTTTCAGGATTCCCATAGTCGGGATCCTGAGCAGCATGTTCTCTCTCAAGAAGATCAGGATGATTGCATATCTTCCTTAGGACATCTATCCCATAAAGGGAGTTTCTGTTACCATCAAATATTTGTTCCACTTCTGAACTAGCAAGAAATGCACGATAAGTAGCACGTTGCTCAGGAGTTAAACTACAGAAAAGAACATGCTCTGTTTTTTTGGGAAGCTGTGCATTGACATCAGCTTTCATTCTCCTGAGAAGATACGGCATAATCAAGTCACGCAGGACAACAGCACATCTATATGCAGTGGACACTTGCAATGGTGTTGCATTAGCATACCCGCCGACCTTAATTGGAACAGAAAACTCAATCTCAAACACAGGCAGGACGCCTAATTTTCCAGGGAACACAAAATCAAAGAGAGACCACAGTTCCGAGAGTTTATTCTGGATAGGCGCACCTGTCATAATTATCCTATGCACAGTCTGCAGTTGCTTGCACACCAGAGTTACTTCAGCATTGGGATTCCTTATGCGGTGACCCTCATCCAATACAGCATATCCCC
The Brachypodium distachyon strain Bd21 chromosome 2, Brachypodium_distachyon_v3.0, whole genome shotgun sequence genome window above contains:
- the LOC100844175 gene encoding light-regulated protein, chloroplastic; translated protein: MQAIVGLSAVVPGTVRVSSSSRPAARRSIVVAMGSGARRTIRACAGAGLTPAAAEVDYSSSVSVFPMEACELVGGEACEAPEMYPETKLSAQDSSSSSGSSPAVAGTSVVEREYLSYDDPKTVFPGEACDDLGGEFCEAPYQTGVSKE
- the LOC100838784 gene encoding DNA excision repair protein CSB, whose protein sequence is MEEDDDDQRLLHSLGVTSANIDDIERKILSEAKTDPKHDTESCVLADGDQETLQGDPQAKLHQKLRSVQLEIDAVASTIGGAKPTVGKKSRGLDSADAEDKKKGKRKENADGIAQDAPHRGALQQALAAERLRSLKRAKAQIQRDILQSDSGPSSSGNQTDKMLAMLVEEEPRRKKKSLMPPRGPKVKSPRRLKTVTYNDDNDFDAVLDGASAGLMETEREELIRKGLLTPFHKLKGFEKRVERPGPSGRQHNSAEQTEETMEASSIAKVAQAMQKMAQNRPTTKLLDPESLPRLDAPTAPFQRLGMPLKRPASPSSDKQGNKRQKSKTKRPLPGKQWRKANSRKESLFDDEDVGDTAASASENEDEVIEGSDGLPPVILEGGLRIPGSIYTQLFDYQKVGVQWLWELHCQRAGGIIGDEMGLGKTVQVLSFLGSLHESGMYKSSIVVCPVTLLEQWRREASKWYPKFKVEILHDSANGSSKKAKRSSDSESDFCSDSDQEEVTRAKPAKKWDALISRVVNSGSGLLLTTYEQLRIMRDKLLDIEWGYAVLDEGHRIRNPNAEVTLVCKQLQTVHRIIMTGAPIQNKLSELWSLFDFVFPGKLGVLPVFEIEFSVPIKVGGYANATPLQVSTAYRCAVVLRDLIMPYLLRRMKADVNAQLPKKTEHVLFCSLTPEQRATYRAFLASSEVEQIFDGNRNSLYGIDVLRKICNHPDLLEREHAAQDPDYGNPERSGKMKVVEQVLKVWKDQGHRVLLFAQTQQMLDILENFLTACDYPYRRMDGLTPAKQRMALIDEFNNTDEIFIFILTTKVGGLGTNLTGANRVIIFDPDWNPSTDMQARERAWRIGQTRDVTVYRLITRGTIEEKVYHRQIYKHFLTNKVLKNPQQRRFFKARDMKDLFTLQDEDMNGSTETSNIFGQLSEDVHIRAPNDEQRSELSSALPTSTEAEPCSSGRGKGKVDPNSDQADEESNILKSLFEAQGIHSAINHDAIMSANDDQKVREEAEASQVAQRAAEALRQSRMLRSRDSFAVPTWTGRAGAAGAPSSVRRKFGSTLNSQLVSSSQPSGSPNSKVQSLQVGALNGKALSSAELLAKIRGTREGAASDALEHQLSTGPASNQISGPSVNGRVTNSSGRNNMIVQPEVLIRQLCTFIQQNGGSASSTSLTEHFKNRIQPKDMLVFKNLLKEIATLQRGASGASWVLKPDYE